In Mixta intestinalis, the following are encoded in one genomic region:
- the tolQ gene encoding Tol-Pal system protein TolQ: MTDMNILDLFLKASLLVKLIMLILIGFSIASWAIIIQRTRILNAAGREAEAFEDKFWSGIELSRLYQESQTRRDELSGSEQIFYAGFKEFARLHRANSHAPEAVVEGASRAMRISMNRELEALENHIPFLGTVGSISPYIGLFGTVWGIMHAFIALGAVKQATLQMVAPGIAEALIATAIGLFAAIPAVMAYNRLNQRVNKLEQGYDNFMEEFTAILHRQAFSSDSKK; this comes from the coding sequence GTGACTGACATGAACATTCTTGATTTGTTCCTGAAGGCAAGCCTTCTGGTCAAACTTATCATGTTGATTTTGATCGGGTTTTCTATTGCGTCCTGGGCAATTATCATCCAGCGTACCCGCATCCTTAACGCGGCGGGGCGCGAAGCGGAAGCCTTTGAAGATAAATTCTGGTCGGGCATTGAGCTTTCTCGCCTGTACCAGGAAAGCCAGACGCGCCGCGACGAGCTAAGTGGCTCTGAGCAGATCTTTTATGCCGGTTTTAAAGAATTTGCTCGCCTGCACCGTGCGAACAGCCATGCGCCGGAAGCGGTCGTCGAGGGTGCGAGCCGCGCGATGCGGATCTCGATGAACCGCGAGCTGGAAGCGCTGGAAAACCATATTCCTTTCCTGGGTACCGTAGGCTCTATCAGTCCTTATATCGGCCTGTTTGGTACGGTGTGGGGGATTATGCATGCCTTTATCGCGCTGGGTGCAGTGAAGCAGGCCACGCTGCAAATGGTAGCGCCGGGTATCGCGGAAGCGCTGATCGCAACCGCTATCGGTCTGTTTGCCGCTATTCCGGCGGTCATGGCCTATAACCGTCTTAACCAGCGCGTCAATAAACTGGAACAGGGCTACGACAACTTTATGGAAGAGTTCACGGCTATCCTGCACCGTCAGGCATTCTCCAGCGACAGTAAAAAGTAA
- the pal gene encoding peptidoglycan-associated lipoprotein Pal produces MQLNKVLKGLMLALPVIAVAACSSHKDNNNDQTNGGMGADGAYGSGNGMNGGNMSSEEQARLQMQQLQQNNIVYFDLDKYDIRSDFAQMLDAHAAFLRGNPSYKVTVEGHADERGTPEYNIALGERRANAVKMYLQGKGVSADQISIVSYGKEKPAVLGHDEAAYSKNRRAVLVY; encoded by the coding sequence ATGCAACTGAACAAAGTGCTGAAGGGTTTAATGCTGGCTCTGCCGGTAATCGCTGTGGCTGCATGTAGCTCGCACAAAGACAACAACAACGACCAGACCAACGGTGGTATGGGCGCTGATGGTGCTTACGGCAGCGGCAACGGCATGAACGGCGGCAACATGTCCTCTGAAGAGCAGGCGCGTCTGCAAATGCAGCAGCTGCAGCAGAACAATATCGTTTACTTCGATCTGGACAAATATGACATCCGCTCTGACTTCGCTCAGATGCTGGATGCGCACGCGGCTTTCCTGCGTGGCAACCCGTCTTACAAAGTGACCGTAGAAGGTCATGCAGACGAGCGCGGCACGCCGGAATACAACATCGCACTGGGCGAGCGTCGTGCTAACGCCGTTAAAATGTACCTGCAGGGCAAAGGCGTATCTGCCGATCAGATCTCTATCGTTTCTTACGGTAAAGAGAAACCGGCTGTTCTTGGTCATGACGAAGCGGCGTATTCTAAAAACCGTCGCGCCGTCCTGGTATACTAA
- a CDS encoding methylated-DNA--[protein]-cysteine S-methyltransferase has product MSYYSKKMASPVGELTLLASDRGLAAVLWQREMARIKLAPVTEDPQHPLLLETERQLNAYFAGDLKQFTLPLDFVGTEFQKKVWQALVAIPYGETRSYAEIARAIGHPTAVRAVGAANGRNPISIIAPCHRVIGTNGKLTGFAGGLEAKAFLLAIEKSDLLSL; this is encoded by the coding sequence ATGAGCTACTACAGCAAAAAAATGGCTTCGCCGGTAGGCGAGCTCACGCTGTTGGCCAGCGATCGCGGCCTGGCGGCGGTGTTGTGGCAAAGGGAAATGGCGCGCATCAAACTGGCCCCGGTGACTGAAGATCCACAGCATCCTTTGCTGCTGGAAACGGAGCGCCAGCTAAACGCCTATTTTGCCGGCGATCTGAAGCAATTTACTCTGCCGCTCGATTTCGTTGGCACCGAGTTTCAGAAAAAAGTCTGGCAGGCGCTGGTGGCGATTCCCTACGGTGAAACACGCAGCTACGCTGAGATTGCGCGTGCAATAGGCCATCCCACCGCAGTCAGGGCCGTAGGTGCAGCTAACGGGCGCAACCCGATTTCTATTATTGCTCCCTGCCATCGCGTTATCGGCACCAACGGTAAACTTACCGGCTTTGCTGGCGGCCTGGAAGCAAAAGCCTTTCTGCTGGCGATCGAAAAGTCCGATCTGCTGAGCCTGTAA
- the tolA gene encoding cell envelope integrity protein TolA, with translation MSKASEQNDKLKRAIIISVILHIFLIALLIWSSFDEKIEASGGGGGSDIDAVMVDPGAVVEQYNRQQNQQSDSRRAEQQRQKKAQQQAEELQQKQAAEQQRLKELEKERLQAQEEAKKQAQEQAEQQREAEEAMKRAQEQQKAAEAAAAKAKTEAAEQAKAAAAAAAKAKAEEQAKAAAADAKKKAEQQAKAAAEAKAKAEAEAKAQAAADAKAKAEAKAKAAAEAKAKAAAEAKEKAAQEAKEKAAADAKAKAEAKAKAAADAKAKAAAEAKAKAAADAKKKAAAEAASDSSAVDDLLGGLTSGKNAPKTGQSGGAAGKGTQKKSGASGAAIDSYLGQVKGAIESKFYDSDTFKGRTCDVRIKLAPDGLLISATAAGGDAALCQAAINAARMARMPKPPSQDVWQAVKDAVLEFKP, from the coding sequence GTGTCGAAGGCATCCGAACAAAACGATAAGTTAAAACGCGCGATAATCATTTCAGTGATATTGCATATCTTTTTGATTGCATTACTGATCTGGAGTTCGTTTGACGAGAAAATCGAGGCCAGCGGCGGCGGTGGCGGTAGCGATATTGATGCTGTCATGGTCGATCCGGGCGCGGTGGTTGAGCAGTATAATCGCCAGCAAAATCAGCAAAGTGACAGCCGCCGGGCTGAACAGCAACGGCAGAAAAAAGCGCAGCAGCAGGCTGAAGAGCTACAGCAGAAGCAGGCGGCAGAACAGCAACGTCTGAAAGAGCTGGAGAAAGAGCGGCTACAGGCGCAGGAAGAGGCGAAAAAGCAGGCGCAGGAACAGGCTGAGCAGCAGCGCGAGGCTGAAGAAGCGATGAAGCGTGCGCAGGAGCAGCAGAAAGCAGCAGAAGCCGCCGCCGCTAAAGCGAAAACCGAAGCGGCAGAGCAGGCAAAAGCTGCCGCCGCTGCTGCGGCAAAAGCGAAAGCGGAAGAACAGGCGAAAGCAGCCGCTGCCGATGCGAAGAAAAAAGCGGAGCAGCAGGCTAAAGCGGCGGCAGAAGCGAAGGCCAAAGCCGAGGCCGAGGCGAAAGCGCAGGCGGCCGCCGATGCCAAAGCGAAAGCTGAGGCAAAAGCCAAAGCTGCGGCGGAGGCTAAAGCAAAAGCCGCTGCGGAAGCGAAAGAAAAAGCGGCACAGGAAGCCAAAGAAAAAGCGGCTGCCGATGCTAAAGCGAAAGCCGAGGCGAAAGCAAAGGCAGCGGCGGACGCCAAAGCCAAAGCCGCTGCGGAAGCGAAAGCGAAGGCTGCCGCAGACGCGAAGAAAAAAGCGGCGGCGGAAGCAGCCAGCGACAGTAGCGCGGTAGATGATTTGCTGGGCGGCCTGACCTCAGGTAAGAACGCACCTAAAACCGGGCAGTCCGGCGGTGCGGCGGGTAAAGGTACGCAGAAAAAATCAGGGGCTTCCGGGGCGGCTATCGATAGCTATCTCGGTCAGGTGAAAGGGGCAATAGAGAGTAAATTCTATGATTCCGACACCTTCAAAGGGCGAACCTGTGACGTGCGCATCAAGCTGGCACCGGATGGACTGTTGATTTCAGCAACGGCGGCAGGCGGCGATGCGGCCCTGTGCCAGGCGGCGATTAACGCAGCGCGCATGGCGCGGATGCCGAAGCCGCCAAGCCAGGATGTCTGGCAGGCGGTGAAGGATGCAGTGCTGGAATTCAAGCCTTAA
- the zitB gene encoding CDF family zinc transporter ZitB produces MTHQHSHTEHDGNRARLRAAFIVTALFMLAEVAGGLLSGSLALLADAGHMLTDTAALLMALLAVQFAQRKPNASHTFGWLRLTTLAAFVNAIALLVITVLIVWEAIRRFYQPQPVASGLMLIIAVAGLLANLLSFWLLHRGSGESNLNVRAAALHVLGDLLGSVGAIAAALIIMFTGWTPIDPILSMLVSALVLRSAWALMKESLHELLEGAPVAIDGEKLKRDLTLNIPEVRNVHHVHLWQVGEKPIVTLHVHVVPPYDHDALLQRIHHYLHEHYQIDHATVQMEYQRCEGEDCGLTLGAPQHAHNHHHH; encoded by the coding sequence ATGACGCATCAACATTCGCACACTGAACATGACGGCAACCGTGCCAGACTGCGAGCCGCCTTTATCGTCACCGCCCTGTTTATGCTGGCGGAGGTAGCTGGCGGCCTGCTTTCCGGCTCGCTGGCACTGCTGGCGGACGCGGGACATATGCTGACCGATACGGCAGCGCTGCTGATGGCGCTGTTGGCGGTGCAGTTTGCCCAACGCAAGCCTAACGCCAGTCATACCTTTGGCTGGCTGCGCCTGACCACGCTGGCGGCATTTGTTAACGCCATTGCACTGCTGGTGATTACCGTATTGATTGTCTGGGAGGCGATACGGCGCTTTTACCAGCCGCAGCCGGTAGCAAGCGGTCTGATGCTGATCATCGCCGTCGCCGGGCTGCTGGCGAACCTGCTTTCTTTCTGGTTGCTGCATCGCGGCAGCGGTGAAAGTAACCTTAACGTACGTGCCGCCGCGCTGCATGTGCTGGGCGATCTGCTGGGTTCGGTGGGTGCCATCGCCGCCGCGCTGATTATCATGTTTACCGGCTGGACGCCAATCGATCCGATTCTGTCAATGCTGGTTTCCGCGCTGGTGCTGCGCAGTGCCTGGGCACTGATGAAAGAGAGCCTGCATGAACTACTGGAAGGCGCGCCCGTAGCGATCGATGGTGAAAAGCTGAAGCGCGATCTGACGTTAAATATTCCTGAGGTACGCAACGTGCATCATGTGCATCTGTGGCAGGTTGGCGAAAAACCGATCGTCACCCTGCACGTTCATGTGGTGCCGCCCTACGATCATGATGCGCTGCTACAGCGTATTCATCACTATTTGCACGAGCATTACCAGATCGATCACGCCACGGTACAGATGGAGTACCAGCGCTGCGAAGGAGAAGATTGTGGGCTGACGCTGGGCGCGCCACAGCACGCCCACAATCATCACCATCACTAA
- the nadA gene encoding quinolinate synthase NadA: protein MSLLPDNESFYPFPPKPARLTEDEKQAYRDNIRRLLRERDAVMVAHYYTDPEIQALAEETGGCVADSLEMARFGSAHPASTLLVAGVRFMGETAKILSPEKTILMPTLQAECSLDLGCPVEAFDAFCASHPDRTVVVYANTSAAVKARADWVVTSSIAVELIEHLDSLGEKILWAPDRHLGRYVQQQTGADVLCWQGACIVHDEFKTQALRQMKALYPQAAVLVHPESPQAVVDLADAVGSTSQLIQAAKTLPHPQMIVATDRGIFYKMQQAVPEKILLEAPTAGEGATCRSCAHCPWMAMNGLQAIAQSLTQGGEAHEIHVDAELRQRALTPLNRMLSFAADLKLNVKGNA from the coding sequence ATGAGCCTGTTGCCCGATAACGAGAGTTTCTATCCTTTTCCACCGAAGCCTGCCCGCCTGACGGAAGATGAAAAACAGGCTTATCGCGACAATATCCGGCGGCTGTTGCGCGAGCGTGATGCGGTAATGGTGGCGCATTATTACACCGATCCGGAAATTCAGGCGCTGGCGGAAGAGACGGGCGGCTGCGTCGCCGATTCGCTGGAGATGGCGCGCTTTGGTAGCGCCCATCCCGCCTCGACGCTGCTGGTTGCAGGCGTGCGCTTTATGGGCGAAACGGCGAAAATCCTCAGCCCGGAAAAAACCATTTTGATGCCGACGCTACAGGCGGAGTGTTCGCTCGATCTCGGCTGTCCAGTCGAGGCCTTTGATGCCTTTTGTGCCAGCCATCCCGATCGTACCGTCGTGGTTTATGCTAACACGTCCGCCGCGGTCAAGGCGCGTGCCGACTGGGTAGTGACCTCCAGCATTGCCGTTGAGCTGATTGAGCATCTTGATAGCCTCGGAGAAAAAATTCTCTGGGCACCGGATCGCCACCTGGGACGTTACGTGCAGCAGCAAACCGGCGCGGATGTGCTTTGCTGGCAGGGGGCCTGCATCGTTCACGATGAATTTAAAACCCAGGCGCTGCGGCAGATGAAAGCACTCTATCCGCAGGCGGCAGTGCTGGTACATCCTGAATCACCGCAGGCGGTGGTAGATTTAGCCGATGCCGTAGGTTCTACCAGCCAGCTGATCCAGGCGGCGAAAACTTTGCCGCATCCGCAAATGATTGTCGCTACCGATCGCGGCATCTTTTATAAAATGCAGCAGGCGGTGCCGGAAAAAATATTGCTGGAGGCACCGACCGCAGGCGAAGGGGCAACCTGCCGCAGCTGTGCGCACTGTCCATGGATGGCGATGAATGGCCTGCAGGCGATTGCACAAAGCCTGACGCAGGGAGGTGAGGCGCATGAGATTCATGTGGATGCTGAACTGCGCCAGCGTGCGCTGACGCCGCTGAACCGTATGCTATCTTTTGCAGCGGATCTCAAACTCAACGTAAAGGGTAATGCCTGA
- the tolR gene encoding colicin uptake protein TolR, whose protein sequence is MARTRGRGRRDLKSEINIVPLLDVLLVLLLIFMATAPIITQSVEVDLPDATDAKTVSSDDNPPVIVEVAGVGQYSLVVDHDRMEQLPAEQVVAEAQRRLEANPKTVFLIGGAKDVPYDEIIKALNLLHQAGVKSVGLMTQPI, encoded by the coding sequence ATGGCCAGAACGCGTGGTCGCGGTCGCCGCGATCTGAAATCAGAAATTAACATCGTTCCGCTGCTGGACGTGCTGCTGGTGCTGCTGCTGATCTTTATGGCGACGGCACCCATTATCACCCAGAGCGTTGAGGTGGATCTGCCAGATGCTACGGATGCGAAAACCGTCTCCAGCGATGACAATCCACCGGTAATCGTGGAAGTGGCTGGCGTTGGCCAGTACAGCCTGGTGGTCGATCACGATCGCATGGAGCAGCTGCCTGCCGAGCAGGTGGTGGCAGAAGCGCAGCGTCGACTGGAAGCGAATCCGAAAACGGTGTTTCTGATTGGCGGTGCGAAAGATGTCCCCTATGACGAAATCATCAAGGCGCTGAACCTGCTGCATCAGGCGGGTGTGAAATCAGTTGGCCTGATGACGCAGCCAATTTAA
- the pnuC gene encoding nicotinamide riboside transporter PnuC translates to MEFFSTQNILVHIPLGAGGYDLSWIEAVGTLAGLLCIWLASKEKIINYLFGLINVTLFAMIFFQIQLYASLLLQLFFFGANLYGWYAWSRQAGDNQAALQIRWLPRRKAIAWGAGSLLAIVLMTFWIDPVFAFLTRLAVVLMQAVGLQVTMPQLQPDAFPFWDSTMMVLSIVAMILMTRKYVENWLLWVVIDVISVWIFARQGVYAMALEYLLLTLIAVNGSWLWIKSARQQKTRT, encoded by the coding sequence ATGGAATTTTTCAGCACGCAAAATATCCTGGTTCATATCCCGCTGGGTGCGGGCGGCTACGATCTCTCATGGATTGAGGCAGTAGGTACGCTGGCTGGCCTGCTTTGCATCTGGCTGGCCAGTAAAGAAAAAATCATTAACTATCTGTTTGGATTAATTAACGTCACGCTGTTTGCGATGATCTTTTTCCAGATACAGCTCTATGCCAGCCTGCTGCTGCAGCTGTTCTTTTTTGGTGCCAATCTTTACGGCTGGTATGCCTGGAGTCGTCAGGCTGGTGATAACCAGGCGGCGTTACAGATACGCTGGCTACCGCGCCGTAAGGCGATCGCCTGGGGCGCGGGTAGCCTGCTCGCGATTGTGCTGATGACGTTCTGGATCGATCCGGTTTTTGCTTTTTTGACCCGGCTGGCTGTGGTGCTGATGCAGGCGGTTGGCCTGCAGGTAACGATGCCGCAGCTACAGCCCGATGCCTTTCCGTTCTGGGATTCGACAATGATGGTACTGTCGATTGTGGCGATGATCCTGATGACGCGTAAGTATGTGGAAAACTGGCTGCTGTGGGTGGTGATTGATGTTATCAGCGTCTGGATTTTTGCCCGTCAGGGCGTCTATGCCATGGCGCTGGAATATCTGCTGCTGACGCTGATTGCCGTAAACGGCAGCTGGCTATGGATCAAAAGCGCGCGCCAGCAGAAGACGCGCACCTGA
- the tolB gene encoding Tol-Pal system beta propeller repeat protein TolB encodes MKQALRVTLSFFLLLWAAMLHAEVRIEITQGVNTARPIGVVPFKWDGPGAAPEDIGGIIAADLRNSGKFNPLDRSRLPQQPTSAAEVQPAAWTALGIDAVVVGQIQPGADGSYTISYQLVDTSGSPGTVLAQNQYKVTKQWLRYAAHTASDESFEKLTGIKGAFRTRIAYVVQTNGGQFPYELRVADYDGYNQFVVHRSPQPLMSPAWSPDGSKLAYVTFESGKSALVIQTLANGAIRQVASFPRHNGAPAFSPDGSKLAFALSKTGSLNLYVMDLGSGQIRQVTDGRYNSTEPTWYPDSQNIAYTSDQAGRPQIYKISVNGGTAQRITWEGSQNQDADVATDGKSMVMISTNGGAQHVARQDLETGAVQQLTDTFLDETPSLAPNGTMVIYSSTQGMGSVLQLVSTDGRFKARLPATDGQVKFPAWSPYL; translated from the coding sequence ATGAAGCAGGCACTACGTGTAACCTTAAGCTTTTTTCTTCTTCTGTGGGCAGCGATGCTGCACGCGGAAGTGCGCATCGAAATTACCCAGGGGGTAAACACGGCGCGTCCGATAGGCGTTGTCCCGTTTAAATGGGATGGCCCTGGTGCCGCGCCGGAAGATATCGGCGGGATTATCGCTGCCGATCTGCGCAACAGTGGCAAATTTAATCCGCTGGATCGTTCTCGTCTGCCGCAGCAGCCAACCAGCGCGGCGGAAGTGCAGCCAGCGGCCTGGACCGCGCTGGGAATCGATGCGGTTGTGGTGGGGCAAATCCAGCCTGGTGCTGATGGCAGCTACACCATCTCTTACCAGCTGGTCGATACCTCCGGTTCGCCGGGCACCGTGCTGGCACAAAACCAGTACAAAGTGACTAAGCAGTGGCTGCGCTATGCGGCGCATACTGCCAGCGATGAATCTTTCGAGAAGCTGACCGGTATCAAAGGCGCTTTCCGTACCCGCATCGCGTATGTGGTGCAGACCAATGGCGGTCAGTTCCCTTATGAACTGCGCGTTGCCGACTATGATGGCTACAACCAGTTTGTTGTTCATCGTTCGCCGCAGCCGCTGATGTCACCAGCCTGGTCACCGGACGGCAGTAAACTGGCCTATGTGACGTTTGAGAGCGGTAAATCCGCGCTGGTTATCCAGACGCTGGCCAATGGTGCTATTCGTCAGGTGGCATCGTTCCCGCGTCATAACGGCGCACCGGCTTTCTCACCGGATGGTTCGAAGCTGGCGTTTGCGCTTTCTAAAACCGGCAGCCTCAATCTGTACGTGATGGATCTTGGTTCCGGTCAGATTCGTCAGGTAACGGACGGACGCTATAACAGCACCGAGCCTACCTGGTATCCGGACAGCCAGAATATCGCCTATACCTCAGATCAGGCGGGACGTCCGCAGATTTATAAAATTAGCGTCAATGGCGGCACCGCGCAGCGTATTACCTGGGAAGGTTCACAAAACCAGGATGCTGACGTTGCCACTGACGGAAAATCTATGGTGATGATTAGCACCAACGGCGGCGCACAACACGTCGCCAGACAAGATCTGGAAACGGGAGCCGTTCAACAATTAACGGACACGTTCCTGGATGAGACGCCAAGTCTCGCACCTAACGGCACGATGGTAATCTATAGCTCTACTCAGGGGATGGGTTCCGTGTTGCAGTTGGTTTCGACAGATGGGCGTTTCAAAGCGCGTCTTCCGGCTACCGATGGACAGGTCAAATTTCCTGCCTGGTCGCCGTATCTGTGA
- a CDS encoding AlkA N-terminal domain-containing protein codes for MINGDIAWQALTSRDTRFDGVFYVGVTSTGIYCRPVCPVRAPRRENCLFFTSAEAAEKAAFRPCLRCRPELAPGNAPMDNAHRITDLLLQRIDEGQIDATDSLEEVAAWFHLSLRQLRRIVQRELGVSPLELKQTRRLLLAKQLLTETRLPITEVAFASGFSSLRRFNDVFSQRYRMPPSRLRKMANGETTADLSGSSTLLLSYRPPYDWQAMLDFLRLRALKNVESVDEESYLRTVQLGRYRGWIRVTHAADKPALQVEFSHSLNGALPALLRRLRNLFDLDAHPQCIDDCLREDPLLMESIKRNPGLRVPGAFDGFEMTVRAVLGQQITVKAATTLGGRFASAFGEEAETPFAELTRLAPQPSRVASATVDEIASLGIVSARARSILALAAACNEGELQLEANVNPDEIMQRLRQLPGIGEWTASYIAMRALRWPDAFPAGDIVIRNNLGGISAKQAEARSAQWRPWRSYAVMHIWKNLSAKK; via the coding sequence ATGATTAACGGTGATATTGCCTGGCAGGCATTAACTTCAAGGGATACGCGTTTTGACGGTGTATTCTATGTCGGCGTGACCTCGACCGGCATTTACTGTCGTCCAGTCTGTCCGGTCAGAGCGCCGCGCCGCGAAAACTGCCTGTTTTTTACCAGTGCGGAAGCGGCAGAGAAAGCGGCTTTTCGCCCCTGCCTGCGCTGCCGCCCGGAACTGGCTCCCGGCAACGCGCCGATGGACAACGCGCATCGTATTACTGATTTGCTATTGCAGCGCATCGATGAAGGCCAGATTGATGCCACCGACAGCCTGGAAGAGGTGGCCGCCTGGTTTCATCTCAGCCTGCGTCAGCTAAGACGTATCGTGCAGCGGGAGCTCGGCGTATCGCCGCTGGAGCTGAAGCAGACGCGACGTCTGCTGCTGGCTAAGCAACTGCTTACCGAAACGCGCCTGCCGATCACCGAAGTCGCCTTTGCCAGCGGCTTCAGCAGCCTGCGGCGCTTTAACGATGTTTTTAGTCAGCGCTATCGGATGCCGCCCAGCCGACTGCGCAAAATGGCGAACGGCGAAACCACGGCGGATCTCAGCGGCTCCTCAACGCTCCTGCTCAGCTATCGTCCACCCTATGACTGGCAGGCCATGCTCGATTTTCTGCGTCTGCGTGCGCTAAAAAATGTGGAATCGGTTGATGAGGAGAGTTACCTGCGCACCGTGCAGCTGGGACGCTATCGTGGCTGGATTCGCGTCACCCACGCCGCAGATAAACCAGCATTGCAGGTGGAGTTTTCTCATTCGCTTAATGGCGCTCTGCCTGCATTACTGCGCCGCTTACGTAACCTGTTCGATCTGGATGCACATCCTCAATGTATTGACGATTGTCTGCGTGAGGACCCATTACTGATGGAGAGTATCAAGCGTAATCCTGGCCTGCGTGTTCCCGGTGCGTTTGATGGTTTTGAAATGACGGTGCGTGCGGTACTTGGTCAGCAGATAACGGTAAAAGCGGCTACTACGCTGGGCGGACGCTTTGCCAGTGCCTTTGGCGAGGAGGCAGAAACGCCCTTTGCTGAACTGACGCGCCTGGCTCCTCAGCCGTCACGCGTAGCCAGCGCGACGGTTGATGAGATCGCCAGCCTGGGGATTGTGAGCGCCCGTGCTCGCTCTATTCTGGCACTGGCTGCCGCCTGCAACGAGGGCGAGCTACAGCTGGAGGCCAATGTGAATCCTGATGAGATAATGCAGCGCCTGCGTCAGCTTCCGGGCATTGGTGAATGGACCGCCTCTTATATTGCCATGCGAGCGCTGCGCTGGCCGGATGCCTTTCCCGCCGGGGATATTGTGATCAGGAATAATCTGGGCGGTATTAGCGCTAAGCAGGCGGAAGCACGCTCTGCGCAGTGGCGCCCCTGGCGCAGCTATGCGGTAATGCATATCTGGAAGAATTTAAGCGCGAAGAAATAA
- the cpoB gene encoding cell division protein CpoB, which yields MISSFRPHLLSLSLLIGIAAPWAANAQASISNVGSGSVEDRVTSLERISNSQAQLLQQLQQQLNATQSDIDSLRGQIQENSYQLNQVVERQKQIYQQIDSLSSGASASAGGAAASGDNAATDSPASSGAATGSSAAPVQSGDANSDYNSAVALVLEKKQYDQAITAFQAFVKKYPDSTYQPNANYWLGQLNYNKGKKDDAAYYFATVVKNYPKSPKSAEALYKVGVIMQDKGDSAKAKAVYQQVIKQYPNTEAAKQAQKRAAGL from the coding sequence ATGATTAGTAGCTTCAGACCTCACTTGTTGAGTCTGTCGTTACTGATTGGCATAGCGGCCCCCTGGGCCGCTAATGCCCAGGCTTCAATCAGTAACGTCGGCTCCGGCTCGGTAGAAGACCGGGTCACCTCTCTTGAGCGCATTTCTAATTCGCAGGCTCAGCTTCTTCAACAGCTACAGCAGCAGCTTAACGCAACGCAAAGCGATATCGATTCGCTGCGTGGTCAGATTCAGGAAAACAGCTACCAGTTAAACCAGGTGGTTGAACGTCAAAAACAGATCTATCAGCAGATTGACAGCCTGAGCAGCGGTGCTTCAGCCAGCGCGGGCGGTGCGGCAGCGTCAGGCGATAATGCTGCTACCGACAGTCCGGCAAGCAGCGGGGCGGCGACAGGTAGCTCAGCGGCACCGGTACAAAGCGGTGATGCAAACAGCGATTACAACAGTGCGGTTGCGCTGGTGCTGGAAAAGAAACAATACGATCAGGCAATTACGGCTTTTCAGGCCTTTGTGAAGAAATATCCTGACTCAACCTATCAGCCAAATGCGAATTACTGGCTGGGTCAGCTAAATTACAACAAAGGCAAAAAAGACGATGCGGCCTATTATTTTGCTACCGTGGTGAAGAATTATCCTAAGTCGCCAAAAAGCGCGGAAGCGTTGTATAAGGTTGGCGTAATCATGCAGGATAAGGGCGACAGCGCGAAGGCGAAGGCCGTTTATCAGCAGGTGATTAAACAGTACCCGAATACCGAAGCGGCTAAGCAGGCGCAAAAACGTGCTGCGGGACTGTAA